The following are encoded in a window of Ignicoccus islandicus DSM 13165 genomic DNA:
- a CDS encoding MogA/MoaB family molybdenum cofactor biosynthesis protein translates to MHEHEAFGPKKAKVSIVVVSDKVFKGLRKDESGLYARERVSKEHEVVYFSVIPNSQEDILNELQKAKETGSDVLIFIGGSGLGPNDLTVDVVSKYGKEVPGFGEIFRLETYRKRGPIAILTRAGMWIVDSTIVVVTPGSKDAVSTALDVLLPVLRHLIAEVRGLRHNK, encoded by the coding sequence ATGCACGAACACGAGGCTTTCGGACCCAAAAAAGCTAAAGTTTCTATAGTTGTAGTCTCAGATAAGGTATTTAAAGGTTTAAGGAAGGACGAAAGCGGTTTATATGCTCGTGAAAGAGTTTCAAAGGAACACGAAGTAGTATATTTCTCAGTGATACCTAATTCGCAAGAAGACATTTTAAATGAACTTCAAAAAGCGAAGGAGACTGGTTCCGATGTACTAATTTTCATCGGAGGGAGTGGTCTCGGTCCGAACGATTTAACAGTAGACGTTGTTTCGAAATATGGAAAGGAAGTGCCGGGCTTTGGTGAAATATTCCGTTTGGAAACATATAGGAAACGAGGTCCCATTGCTATTCTTACGAGAGCCGGTATGTGGATAGTTGATAGCACGATCGTTGTCGTAACCCCTGGTTCTAAAGATGCAGTAAGTACTGCTCTAGACGTTCTCCTACCAGTTTTGCGCCATCTAATTGCCGAAGTAAGGGGATTGAGACACAATAAGTAA